NNNNNNNNNNNNNNNNNNNNNNNNNNNNNNNNNNNNNNNNNNNNNNNNNNNNNNNNNNNNNNNNNNNNNNNNNNNNNNNNNNNNNNNNNNNNNNNNNNNNNNNNNNNNNNNNNNNNNNNNNNNNNNNNNNNNNNNNNNNNNNNNNNNNNNNNNNNNNNNNNNNNNNNNNNNNNNNNNNNNNNNNNNNNNNNNNNNNNNNNNNNNNNNNNNNNNNNNNNNNNNNNNNNNNNNNNNNNNNNNNNNNNNNNNNNNNNNNNNNNNNNNNNNNNNNNNNNNNNNNNNNNNNNNNNNNNNNNNNNNNNNNNNNNNNNNNNNNNNNNNNNNNNNNNNNNNNNNNNNNNNNNNNNNNNNNNNNNNNNNNNNNNNNNNNNNNNNAGCCCCCGCCCGCCCCGCCGGCCCGGGGCTCTACGCCGACATCGGCAAGAAGGCCAGAGGTCGGCGCCCCTTCTCTTCCCCGCTGGGGCTTGGATTCAGTAGCTTCGGTGATTGTTTGATTTGCTGACGCTCGTTTCTCCTCGGGCGGGATCTGCAGATCTCCTCAACAGGGACTACACCACCGGCCAGAAGTTCACcttcaccaccaccgccgccaacggAGCCGTGAGTGCCCCCCTTCTGTTCGTTCTCAGTCCTATGCTACAGCTTGTCCTGTTGCTCATATTCCTTCGAGTAGATGCTGCTTGCTTTGGTTGCGGCGGCGTTTAGGCGGATAGTGGATTAGGGTTTAGGGTGGACTCGGGAATGGTCTGGTTTTGCTTGCCGAGGCCCGATTCATGTTGGCGACTGTCCGTGGTTGCCCTGCTAGTCCCCTGTTGAAGATCCGTGTTGACATGTGGTGCGATTGGTATCTCATATACCGGTTTACGTGTTGTTATTGCGTGGGTTTTTTGGGTTTAGTGTGTAGCAGCCCTTCTGAATCATGGCTGTAAGAGGGAGGTCCCACTCAAGGTTTTGGTGTTAGAGTGGACTGTAACTTGTCCGATGCTTACAAGTTATCCTAGCTGACACTATGCTTGCAGCGTTTGGATTGATGACTGCAGTTTTGGTGAATCTCCAGTTTAAGTTTGCATGTAGCAGATTAATTCTGTTTCATCGTTGCCTAGTTGGTATTACCAATGTCAGTTGGTTTTGAACCCTGTGCGTTTGCTCAAATGAACTAGTGACATGTTTGTTGTAGTAGACGCATGGCTATTTAGGAAGTTTTTTTTTTGGATTTGCATGTAACTTCAGTTTCTGTATATCTGATGAAGTTTGCCCTGGCTGTAAAAATCTCTTGTGACATCCTGTTGTATTTAATTTTCTAATGGCATTTCATTCCGGGCGTgatacactctggattttttttaaaCAAGCTGAATGTGTTCGCTAGCGACTTAATTCATTCAGCAATAACTTGGTCTTGAGTTTACATAGTATATCTATTGCTCTGTACTCCCTAGTGATCTAaaagctcttatatttctttacggagggagtacaattttaTTTGCTTGGACTAGAAGCCGTATACTTGTTGAATTTTACCAACCAGTATTCAGTGAATTTATTCTGGTTACCTGATGCATGCCTAGAATGTACCTTTCCAATTTTATTTATAGATTAAAATGGTCTGTGTTAATGGTTCTACCGCTCTGGTGTGTTTGATCAAGGGTCACTGACTATGCTGTTTAACGATTATAATATCCTGATGGGGACTGAATTAAGATGGTTTCAGTTATGTTTTCGTGGTGCTACACCTAGCATGATCTAATTTAGAGAATTAATTATGTTATTGTATTTTATTATTTTCTGAATCACCCTCTTGAATAAAGAAAtgtacgtactgtattgttgcgatGGTGTGCTAAGTTAGGGCCATTTTTGTTTTCTCGCTAATTATGGCTGCAAACACAACATTTCTTTGTCAATGTTTAGTGTTGCACTAACTCTTGTTTTCATCTTCCTAGACAATTACTAGTTCAAGCACAAAGAAAAATGAAGCTATCTTGGCTGACCTCCAGACCCAGGTGAAGATCAAGAATTTCACAGTGGATGTGAAAGCAACTTCGGACTCAAGTGTAAGTTCTTTTCTTCTCCCTTTGTGCTTGTTACTTGCCTAATACTTGTCTTTCATTGATGTTTGCTTCTCCTGATATTGGAGGCCCCAGTTTCTGTACCAGTTATACTAGTTTTTCCCCTTTACCAGGTTGTAACTACAATCACTGTTCCTGAGCTGTACACACCAGGCTTGAAGGGAGTTCTTTCTCTTCCTTTTCCCTACCAGAAGTCTACTCCTGGGAAGGTATTATCACCTTTACTTTTGTATCTTGAGTGTTGAACTATCTTTCTGATCTCGTCTTAGTGTCCATCTAGGAATATTACCAATTATCATTTTTGTAGCTTGATAGATATTTAGAAGTTAATCTGAATTCTTGTGGTTTCAGGCTGAACTCCAGTACTTGCATCCCCATCTTGGCATCAACGGCAGTGTTGGCCTGAATTCAAACCCTCTTGTTAACTTTTCTGGTGTCATTGGGACTAAGGCTTTTGCTTTTGGTGTTGATGTTGCATTTGACACTGCCTCTGGTGACTTCACCAAGTACAATGCTGGACTGAGCCACACTAACCAAGATCTTACTGCTTCGTTGAATCTGTAAGTTGTTTCTTCCAGTGCTTTGCTGTATTGTGTAATTATTTGATTTCTGGTCTTAGCATGTTGTTTACATTCTACAATTCCCAATTGCCCTTAGCAATCTTTCCTGTTAGCTTCTGATTCCGATTATTTTAGTGCTGAAGTAGGGTCAAAGAGCTCTCGTTTTTGTCTGTGCATCTTCTGCATGATGTAACACTAATTTGGCCTATAGAGTATTCATAAATGTGGTACTTATGGTGTTTAATTATCAATTTCaggaacaacaaggtaaacaccctGGCTGCTTCCTACTACCACCAGGTGCAGCGCACCACTGCTGTGGGAGCAGAGATCGCTCACAGCTTCTCAAGCAACGAGAACACCATCACCATTGGGACGCAGCACGAGCTGGACCCCCTGACCACTGTGAAGGGGCGTTACAACAACTTCGGCGTCGCAAGTGCGCTCATCCAGCACGCGTGGAGGCCCAAGTCTCTCATCACCTTCTCCACCGAGGTTGACACCAAGGCCATTGAGAAGAGCCCCAAGTTCGGGCTGGCCCTGTCACTCAAGCCCTGATTTGGGATTCGTGGGTGCGTTAGGATGCTAGCATTTCGGTACTATCAGCTCTTGGTCCAGCGAACAAAGCTTTGGACAGACAGAACTTGTAATGCCCAACTTTGGTGATGCGACAAACTTATCTGTCGTTTTTTAGCCTGTTCTACCTGAGGGGGTTTCCTACCCTGTTGATCTGTGCTACTGGTCGTTATGCACGGGCGTATTGCGAATTTGCGATGTCGTGAAATCTGAATGCCACTTGGATGTGCTATGTGTTTGTGTTTGCTTTGTTATGCAAAATGCTTCCCAGAAAAATCACATAGCAAGTAAACAATCAGACATTGCCAGATGCAATCAACCATCGAATTTTGGGCTAATTAGATACTCCTGATTCATATTAATTGATGCTGCATTCGTGAGCCACAGACTGCTAGAAAGAATGTACTTGGCAATTACAGGACTCCTCTTGGCTGACTTCTGCCCTGTAGCCATAAACTGTGGTTATACTCCTTtcatagagatttcaatatggaaaaTGAAGAATCTACACTCTATAATATGTCTATACATCTGTATTCCAATAtagaaaatgaatgaatctacactctaaaatatgttgaaaatctctaaaagggcttatttagaaacgaagggagtactttGGATAGTATAGACAGTTATTCATGTTGGGGTCTCCGACGTTAGAATCTTGGCGACTAATACGCACCGGCCCAGCGGTTTCGGCCGGTCGAGCGTGATCCGTCGGATGCGATCCAGGTGGGCCATTGAATTTGGCAGAAAAACGGTTTGCCCCGAGCTTCTCCTTCCTCTTGCTGGTCCCGCATCTTGTGCATGTCCTCGATTGGGCGGTCGCAGCACTGCGCCGCCTGCCGCCCGCCCTCACCGGCGTCCtgctcgtcgccgccgccctcaccgGCATCCTACTcatcgccgccgcccaccgccctcACCGGGGTCGATCACCTCATGCGTTTTCTCGCCTCCGTGGATGCATCAGCGTGTGCCCGTGGTTGCAGGCTTGCAGCTTCGGTGGCGACACTCGCAACTCCAGTGCACGACGGCCGTGCTCCGGTGGCGACCATatcaccggttccagcaaaaacatgGCCTCCTGTTCTCTCCAGCAAAAAAATGGTCGAGGAATGTTGGAACCAGCAAGAAGATTTGCTGGAACTGTACTCGCATTTTGCTGGAACCGGCCTTCGTCGTCTCCAGCAAGAAGATTTGCTCATCACCGTGTTTGAAGCGCCGTCGTAGCAAATATGCATGAATGTAGCAAAAATCTTTGCCGGTGGTAGCAAAACAGAAGCACAGGTGCAGCGAATCGCCGTTGCGGGTTGCAGCTAATCCACAAACGGATGAAGCAAAATCCAGCGGCGGTTGTAGCAAaaacgtcgccgccatcgtcgaatGTCACAGCTAAGTCGTGAAGCATGTAGCAAACAAGGATGTCGATAGTAGCAAAAAACATCAACTGTTGCAGCTCCCCACCGAGGTCACACATAATCCGtacatggttgtagcaaaaaaattCACCCGTGGTAACTCTGCCAAAGCCGGTTGTAGCACACATAGTCTTCGTTCCAGCAAAAAATACATCTTGTTGATCGCCGCCGTCGTTGCACGTCGCAGCTAAGCCGTGAAGTATGTAGCAAACAACGATGCCGGTAGTAGCAAAAGCGACAACGGTTGCAGCTTTTTTGGTACTGACAGTAGCCAGCCCTGACATATGTCGTCGTGGTTGAAGCTTTTTGCGATGCAGGTCGAAGCTTTTTGCGACGCCGGTTGTAGCTTTTTGCGATGGCACTGAGCGGTCCCAGCATTTGGCGTCACCGGTTGAAGCTTTTTGCGGCGCCTGTGGTAGCTTCCTTGAACACCAGTTGTAACATGGGAGGTGTCGCTTGATGCTCGCAGCTTCGATGAGCTTCCTCCAGTAGCAAATGCTCAACGGCATCGCCCATAGCAGCTCGCAGTCTCCCCCGTCCTCGTCTGCCCCCGAGCTCATAAGCCATGGCGCCCATAACAGCTCGTAGGAGCCCCCGTCGCAGTCCGCCCCGAGCTCGTAAGCCATGGCCGCCCTGACCTTGAGCTCGCAAGCCATGGCGGATGGGAGCAGCACCCCCATGGAGGAGGTGCAGCGTGAGGTGCGAAGGGGGGAGTGCTCGGTGCTGCCTGGTGCTATGTCGGAGGAGGCGAGACGGAAACAGATAGGGAAAGCGAGGTCAcgggagcgaggaagaagaagtggaTGCGGGCGTTGGGGAGAAGATAAGGTACACGTGTTCCCTTCCTAGTGGCTAGCGCCAGCGTGGCGAAGTGACCGGCCCGAGCGTTCAGCCGGCGCACCGCAATCTTCTGTTGTGACTTTTTCCTTGCGGCAATGACGTTTACTGTACAGCACACTGCCCTTGAGGACTCATCAACCACAATAGGTTCATAGCATTGGCGAATCTAGGGAAAAAAATGGAGGGCATGTTCAAAGTTATTTAAAAATACTAAAAAATTGTTGCTATCACTAGTATAGAATAGTCCTGCGATGGTTTTACTTTCCGACTGTATACAACAGTCGATGTACATAGACCATGTGTGCCAACCCATCTTCTGTAAGGGGAATCAGGGGAGCCGTTTACATGTTAGTATGCATCTCCTAATTGAACCTATATTCCTTGTGTGTTTAAACTTGTGGAGTTCTTTGCATTCACTTAGCAGGAGGCTTTCGTATAGTTTGTCAAGTCAAGAGATGTGAATCATATTTTAAATTCTTCAACTTATCAAGGCTGGCACACCAGCTCTTGGCAATGAGGTCACTCTAAACCTCGTCGTAATACTTCCGCTCTTGGCTTTTGAGACATGTACTGGACACTTGGTGGTGACAAAGTTCTTGGATATGTTTTTCTAGCGGACAAGCCGAAAGGTGTGTAATCCCTCTAACAAACTGGTTATGTTTGCACTACGTTGATTGACAAGAGCAACTGGTTAATTTTTGTAAGACATAAGTGGTTCCTCTTTAAGAAGAGGTATATATGTTCTCCCAAGGGTAAATTTATCGAAAGGTTGAAGTTCCATCATTACGAGTGTACAAAATTCTAGTAGATTTACCAACACATTTCCATTTAATCACACATAAATCAAATTTATCATTGCAATTTTGCACTCGTGATATGTTTTGTCATGATCAAAACCTACACAAGAATAAACATTGCCTGGTAATAAAAAATGGTTGTACTTATAAGTTATAACCATGAAAAGGTAACAATTATTTCCTACATAACAATTTGTTCCTCGAGAAATAAGAAGATCAACATATGCTAACACCAGTTATCCATCTTGCGCGTGCTAGGGGATATATAATGAGTTCTTGCCAAAAAAGTTCTAGCAAAATGATACTAGAATTAAATTGGAGCAAGAAAAATGGAGTAATGTAACTGCATTTTATTAGAGAACTAAAATATTTAAACCTATGTAGCATACTGGGTCACGGTCGGTCTATGAAAATTCCAAGTGCCACCATATCATCACCGGTTTTTGTAAGCTTCTTGCCCATTAGAATAGAAATCCCCGCTAGCGCCCTCCCGCATTGAAGCATATGCCAGGCAATTGGACGGAGGAGGTGTATAAAAGTAGGAGGCGACCATGGCCATTAGTTGGAAGGGTGCAAATGAGAGAGGCATATGGAGAGGGGATGAGGCTATTTGACAAAGCATGCTCGATATGAGGCGGTATGTCGTGAATATCAAAGGTGGCAtaggaccccccccccctctcgcACGTGAACTAGTATGAGGTTTCTCTAATGCTCGATAGAGTTCGATCCACACTGAAAGGAGGGCAAAATAGCATGGCTGTAGGGTGGGGCCATTAAAATGATATCTAACCCATCAACGATAAATATTGCACCCATGAGAGCAAAGCTATGCAGTAAACACGACCAAGCAGCTCCCATCGCTCAAGTTCCCTAGTAGACACTGAGTAGTGTAGCGACACTTCTTAACCAAAGTAACTTCTGTATGTAGATAACGATGGGCCACAATGATTATATAGTTCAGTAACAAGGAAAGTTAAACATATGAATCTCTCTATTAATTCATATCCGAGGAGTTGCTTAATAATACACACCATGCATCTCCTGAAACAGTGCACATGAAAACAAATACCTAATTGGGAAAATGACAAGGGCATAAAGAATGATCGAGCATGTCTCCTTCCTTGGTCAAAAGCAACCTCTTCCGTATGTAGATAAGGTGGGCCACAATGACTATATAGTTCAATAACAAACAAAATTAAACTTTTGAATCTCTTTATTAATTCATACCCGAGCACTTCCTTAATAGTGCACACCATGCATCTCATGAAATAGTGCAAGGATTTTTTACCTAATCGAGGAAAATGACATGGACATAACGAATGATAGATGGTGTCCAATACAGGGGGTGGCCAATGCCCAGGAGCACGACCTCATCCAAGACCCAGCGTGCGGAGCAAACCCTAGAGGGAGAGGGTGACCTTTGTGATGCCCAAGAAAGGAGGGAGGCAACACCCTCGATCGCATCTACCTTGTAAAACCATAGACCTCTCCTGCCTATATAAAGGAAGGTCTAGGGTACCCATCAATCATCTATCCACATATAGAAAAACTCTTGGTAGCAATTTCATACAACATTGTAACCCCTCGCAC
The sequence above is a segment of the Triticum dicoccoides isolate Atlit2015 ecotype Zavitan chromosome 1A, WEW_v2.0, whole genome shotgun sequence genome. Coding sequences within it:
- the LOC119355086 gene encoding mitochondrial outer membrane protein porin 2-like; this encodes MWVGGGHKADVFCVLFVPAGARRAQAPILAGASFRRCSYPHAALDPAAPARPAGPGLYADIGKKARDLLNRDYTTGQKFTFTTTAANGATITSSSTKKNEAILADLQTQVKIKNFTVDVKATSDSSVVTTITVPELYTPGLKGVLSLPFPYQKSTPGKAELQYLHPHLGINGSVGLNSNPLVNFSGVIGTKAFAFGVDVAFDTASGDFTKYNAGLSHTNQDLTASLNLNNKVNTLAASYYHQVQRTTAVGAEIAHSFSSNENTITIGTQHELDPLTTVKGRYNNFGVASALIQHAWRPKSLITFSTEVDTKAIEKSPKFGLALSLKP